Genomic segment of Haemorhous mexicanus isolate bHaeMex1 chromosome 12, bHaeMex1.pri, whole genome shotgun sequence:
GAAAAGAGCTGGGCGTGTAATGCTAAGGAAAGGTATTTCTTAAGAATTTGAAGTCACTGTTCAGTATTTTTACATAGCACATGTTTGAGTTTAAAAGCACGGTACcaagtaaaaggaaaaagtacACATTAATTCACCTGAACTAAACAGTGGCAGCTAGGAATGTGATaaaattttcatggaaaaaaaagcctgtcAATGACTTATATTTAAACAACTGCTTATTGGTCTTGAAACAATAGTTAGTgataatgggaatgggataatgGACAAAGAATGGGTAATTATATCTCTAAGTAGAGTATGTTAATATTCACTAATTCACAATACAATAACTCCTTTCCAGAAAATCCTGCCACTGGAGGCAAAGATCAGTCTTTACTTTCCAATTCTATCAGTTAAAAGGAAGCAAATCAATAGGATCAGCATCATCTTTCTCTTGGTTTAGAGCTTGTGTGCTAAAACCAAAGACCAGATAGTACAAAAACCCACTCTTACCATTTCTAGTTCTCTGAGAGCTCTAGAATGTCCTCCTTTAGTTAGAACGTCCAGCAAACTATCAGCCATTAAGAGAGGATAATCCTGGGATTTcataaaaaaatcctgaataCTGAAAGAATAAAGATAGTTAAGGTAACTTAATGTTTCACATCAAACATTTAATGTAAAAACGTTACGCAAGGTCAAACCAATatgcacagcacagaaaacacaaaaagtaGCACAGGATCTGATCAAAATGGATTGCTTTAGTTTAATTATGCCTGCCTTCTGTAGCTGAGGAATCCATTCTGCATGGGACACTGGAAAACTTGGAAAAGTGCAGTGTCTCAGGCAGCTGCACCAACACAAAAGCAAATTTGCACAGGCCCTCCATGTTTACACTGTACTAAAGTATTCCTCCCTTTCCTAAAAATTTGTATCACTGTGCCTGCTCCTTGTGAAATTCTCACAAAACAAAGGGACTGaaatttttacaatcaaaaataataaaccaatagaattatttttacaaAGCTGTATCTCATTCAAGGCAGTAATTAatgtgaaaaaaccccaccattcTGTATAAACATTTGTACAATTTTGAACATGAGTCCTTCAGTTATAAATACATCTAAGTTTAGACAGTGTACTCCTAGGAATCAGCAGCATCAAAATTCTTCCATCTTGGCTCATTTCACTTTAGAGGCAGGTTCTTCTCCTGAAGTGTTTGTTTCTAACACAAAAAAAACTCTGTGAGCTCCAAAGACAGCAGGGCCATCACTCCACAGCAAAGCCAGCCATCCTGCAGAGTTGCATATAACTGCCTCTGTCCATGGGAGCTACACTGTGCATGCTGCTTGCTGAATTACCTGGAAGATCCTTGATTAGAGTCTTCCCCATATGTTGAGTAGATTAGGTCAGAATCTTCTTTGCTTATGTTGGCAAACGTTGAATCATATGTTGGTGCATAGGAACTGAAGGGCCCGTAGTTCAAGTATGTCACTAATGAATAACAATAGTATTAATTATTACCCTGCTTTGTATGCTTCAGATAGAAATGAGAAGGGGCTGTAAAACAATCCTCAAGAAAAAATTTTGAAGGAATGTATTTCTTAAGGTGAAAACACAACTTCACAGAATGCCATCTGTTTACAATGTAACAATTTTTAGTAAGATCTAAATCAAATGCATTTGTATTTGCAAATATGTCATTAACACCACTACGTGCCTTAGCACACCATGAAGAAGGTTCTCAGGCTCACCCCTGCTCTTTTAAAGCCACCAAAACCCTTTACCTATCTGGTTGTTTCCCTTATCAATGTagataaaaaggaaatatcttGCCCCTTTTGTATGTGTAACTTAAGCTGGACTCTGGGATGTGCTGTTTAATTGTGCAATGGAtacagagaatcacagaatggtttgggctgggaaggaccttaaagacgatctagttccaacccctctgccatagGCAAGGACATCTAATAATGTGCTTTATCTTTAGAAATCCTCAGTTCCAAATTTATGTGCTAGCAACAAGATCAATACACTGTGTTTATATAAGAAGataggtattaaaaaaaaaaaaaaatcagcacttACCTGGAGTAAccttgtttcttttatcttctttGAACCCCTGTAATGTATTAACTCCTGACTGAAGCCTTCCTGCTGTCATTCCCAGCTTTACAGGGCAGTAACCTGGTTCTGCAAGATACAGAAACAGAGAAGGCATATGAAGGTGACAAAACTCATTTAATACTCACAGCTAAGAACTCAAAATAAACAGAACGTGGCTCTCAAAGTGTGCTTTCCTATCCAAATGCTTCATGCTAATGATCTGGGACCCAGAGAGTTCCTAATTCTAAAACATCTGTGACCTTCTGGGTCAGCAGACACTGCACTCTGTACATGGACCAGAAATAGAGGATCCCATGAAATTCTCCAGCAGCAAAAGTGCTCTTCTGCAGCTTCCACAAACAGCTGACACAAATCAGAGAAGCAACAGCACTGAGGGCTCCCACCAGCTGCCCGTAACAACAGCCACAGCTGAGGCCCATCTATGTGATCCCCCACCTGCAGCTTTTCCAATCCAGATCTTTATCAGGCTGGAAAGAGGCATTCAGTTCTTGGCCAGGATTTGCTCATCTGCCCCTGCAAAGATGTCAGGTATGTGGAAGTGACTTGTTACCTGAACCATGCCAACTCACCTCCTGCAGCGAGGTCAACAGGATTAAGAAGGCCCAGAGTTGTTGTACCatctggttttcttctttcaaattcACACTGAAATAAGATCAGACTATTTTAATTTACATAGTACTTGAAATTCATGGTCCTTAAActaatgaaaacatttaatgAAACTGTCCTATCTGCAGAAAGGAAATCAGTCACTCAAAATTGAGTGCTGCTCTAAATTTTTACTTTCACTAGATAATTTTATTATTGGTATAGGCACAAAGAATTAAGATATTATGATAAATATTAATGTTTCTGCAGAGGCCAAGTGacaaaaaatgtagaaaatgaAACAAGCATAGTATTAccaatctgagtttcttctccTGTAATATTAATAACCTTTGATCAGGTATGTGTCTGTTTCAAAACTATGAGATTTTTTTGAAGgtcagatttattttcttgagCTTTCTACTATTCATCCTTTTCTATTACTTTATTGAAAATTTTAGCTCAACTTGCTCTGCTGATGAAATTCAGCATGCATTCAAATAgcacttttttttaaccttatGATGTTACATAGATGATCAATGGTGTAAAATGGTGTAAGCTGCAGTAAAAGCAGATATGAGGTTTCAACCGGTACAAGAGGCCAAGGAAACCTGATTTATGGAAAAGAGCTACCAAATCCCCCAGTGCTTACCTGGCTGTTGGCAAGGCGCCTGGTTAGCTTCCCTCCTGACTCCTTCACAATCCGATCaatctgctcctgctccctctccaaGCTATTGCTCCGTAACTTGTCTTCAAGCAGGTCTTTATCCTTCCTGTGAATGTACCCACACAGCTTAGGGACTAGCTGGACACCAACTAGCTAAATAACACAGCAGGATACTGTGACAATAGTTTTAGCCAACTCTGAACCTGGTTTCGTAGACAAAATAACTAACAACAAAAAAGAGTGCTGTTGGATATGGCTGTATTTAATACAGCTGGGGAAGGTATGTGACAAAGGTTTACATCAGTAAATGCTATGTTAATAACTGTAAAGGTCTCCTAAGATACTCTTGGTATATTAGATGCTCTTAATTTTAGTATCCAGCATTTATTGACCTAAATATTTACCATCTAAATATCTAGTATTTCTAGATATGAATAGCTATTTCAGAAAGTACACTTTATGTAGCTAGGCAGCTCCATGTTTCAAATACAACTactatgaaaacaaacaaacaaaaagtaatCAAAATTGGCTACATAGCTTTTTGTGCCAAAATGTTTAAAAGCATGTTTGTAAGCTTTCTCCAAAACTACACAGTGTCTGTGAAATGGACACTAAACCAGAAAATAACTGAAGGAATGGAGTTGATGAATGGTGTACATGGTTACCTACACTCAAAAATGATTGCATCATAAATGATTTGGTGTTAACAGATAAGGATGCTTTATGTAGGTGTTGATCCCTTGAGATGAAAATGTCTAAGCAGTACCAGAGAGAAACCCGCATCCACTGGACCCTAAGTCATCTTATTTCTGTAGCATTTAAAAGGTGTATCCTACAATGACTCAGGTAATACTTCACTTTTTGTGCTCTTTGCTAGGTGTTTTGAATGCTTTGGTGTCACCATCCATAggttctcctctctctttcccaggaccattttcctcttccccagCTTGCTGCAGTTCTGTCTTGTCCTTCTGCTTCCTTGTCTTCTGCAGGTCAGCCATGAATTCTATACTTTGTTTCAGGCTCTGAATTCTCTcctgaataaaatgaaaatcctTTTATTTGCTTCTTCAATTAATCTTTTTGTAACCTACCCACAGAGACTCATTTTATCATagttctttctttcttacaCTAGCAAACATAAACAGAATCTAGAAGGTGAAATACTAAATACAACTATTTCTACAATGACTGATCTGGCAGCATTACTAAAACAATGTACTATTTATATTCCAATATACAAGCATTTGACAAATACCAAGCaaggttttattaattttcaagAGATCCCTGTAAAAGGGATAAACAGAGATCAAAAAGAAGCAGtatacttttaaatattttgtttggtgttttttgttaCCTGGCTAAGTATCTTCATCCCTGAGTGCAGCAgtttttttgcagctttgtAGTAAATGGTGTCTGGTTTGTTGTAAATCATTGCATTATTACACATCAACTTGAAGTTATCCTGTTCAAACATGAATAATTTTAGAATGAAAGTTAATTTTACAGTGTACTACACTGATATTCTTGTTGCAAATGGGGTGTCTTGAGCTTTAGGGAAAAAAGCTTAGAAGAATACATTTCATTAATGAATTTAAGAAatctattaaaaatgtaaacagGGTTAAGTATGTAACTTTGTTTAAGACTTAAATCTATCAACCCAACAAACATCATTAAAGTATTCCAAAGTGTTTAGTACTGTTTGTAGTTTGTAAAGTTTTAAGGGAAGCCCTCTTAACTACAACTACCTATCTCCTGCTGGCCAATCAGCAGTCATTAAAACAAGCAACATaacaaagacaaagaaaagctgaagtgCAAAGTTAAATTATTACAAAGACTATCCCAAAGTTTTAGTTACAATGAAGAAATGTACACTTGTTCGAAATTCAAGTGAGCTACAAACTGCACTTCTATGCtcactgcagccactgcaggtgAATATGTTTTATCACATCCTCATCTACTTacaaagttaaaattaaaaactaaccAGAAACAGCTGTTACAACAGGGAATGCTCTTCATAAGTTTTGGAGATCTAAAGAAGTACATGCAAGAAAATGCAACCAATACTATTAACTAACATCTGCCAAATTGTTAATTACACACAAATTACATCTCTCAGGTCCTCATCTAGCCCAGTAAAGAACTGGATAAGGACGTTTATAAAGTATTTctgacaaagaaaacaaaacaaaactaggCCCCACATCTTTTAGAAGTTCAAGGAGGCTTTCAAACCAGGCCCTTGAATCCATTAGGCACACTACAGCACCAGGACAAGTGGTTGCTGTCAATGGGGCCAAGCTCACAGTGCCTTCACTTGACCTCCACGAACAGACTAGCCTGGAAAAAGTAACAGATCTAAAATATACTGAAGGACAAATGGCCAGATTCCATGCAATCCTGCAGAAAACCTGAAACCATCTGCATCTTTTTGAGATGCACATTTACAAACCTGAAGTGTTTTCTCTTTTACAGTCAGAACTTACTTGCTCACAAAAATTCAAGAAGAAACATTCCTTGAGGCAGAAGTCATTTTGGCATCTTTCTATTCCCATAAAATACTAGCCTTCAAGTCAATTGAGCATAATACACCTCTGTAgtcaaaacaaaattcaaaacatTACCTTTAATTCTTCTATGGACTGGTACCCATTGTTCTTGATCTTCTCTTTCATGGTACTAAAATCCATTGGGTTTTTAATGATCATGGAATAGCCAGGGGCAATAAAGTCAGtcacaggaaatgaaaagaaagaacttGGATCCTTTCTGTTAAGAAATGAAAGATgttttttttatgtttcaaCTTATAACAAAGAACTGAGTTTGGAATTAAATAGAAAGGAAATAACtaagctgaaaagaaataataactATAAAGAGAGAAATAGCTTGTGTCAGCATAATCTTCCCCTTTCAAGTTTGAAAGGATCTCATACGCAGATCCAGGCACCATGAAAAAAGTActataaatatatttcagagGTTCTTTCTATATTTTAATAACTATCTGCGTACcccagaagatgaaaaaaaccccagttttttaaaaggttttgcaTTTTAACAAAGGCATTTTATACCAtattagaaataattaaaaaatttaaaaaaacatacaGAATATAAGAATTCCTTTCATTCATCACTTACTCAGAAATTATtagaagggaagagaaagggtTCAAAATcaaaagtgctgctttttgtAAGCACAGAAAGGGAGCCAAAACTAACACAGGCATCTTTTGATAGTTTAAGGCTCTTGAAACTGACACCACACCTAGGTCTTGAAAATTTGCAGATAAAACTTGCAACAAAGTTTCAAGCTCAGCCTGGTAAGACAGCTAACAGGAAAGATCTTTCAACCACTCTTGCACAAGATGCACATACTCTTAAAGTCAAGAAATACTATCTTAAATAAGAGACTATTTGAAAGAACTGAAGACTTGATTGTTTTAACCAAAAGACATGTGGTTAGTAAAACAGTAAGATAACATGGTTGAAGTGCATACTTCCTTTCCATAGTAAATAATGCCAAAATAGGAGAACTCAAGGTAAAAGAAACTTTGGCAAGTTAATTATAATCTTTTGTGCCTTCCTTTCAAAAGGTTCCTCTAAAGAAAGCATCATATTATTGGAAAAATTTCCTGGttttgaaagcttttaaaaactaCTATGAACTTGAAACTGGAGGTGTTCACAAGAAGCCTCAGCTGAAGAGAAGTTCTAAGTACAGTTTCTTAAACTAGCACTTAAATTCCTTAAACAGCCCTCTTAGCAATATATTTACCAATATTTTCACTCAGCTTTGTGTGTGCCCCTTCCCTTACTGGATGTTATTTTCACTTCACAGCTCTGCAAGCCTGTAGCACAGACATTACCTCTGCAGCTGTCTCATGAGTTGATTCAGAGCTTCCTGAAGTGGTGTCTGCTCCACCTCTAGACGAAAAAcaagggtggggggggggtgaGAAACAGCGTGAGGCAGAACTGACTGCACTTCCAAGATATTAGaaatcaaccaaacaaaactgaTGCACCTTGAGAATTCAGTGTAAGGGAAAGAACACTATGGCAAACCCCACAATACCTACGGGGGATGTACACTACCCTTACTTGACACTCTGCTCACTCTGACAGAAGTACCAAAGGAAGTGTACAGAAACCTAATTCCAAACTTTTGCACAAGCTGGAGAAAAAACACTGAGATGGCACAAAATGCCAAGTCACTTACTACAAAAGTAAACAAAGAACAATAAACATGAGTCAATTACAGAAAACAGGAATTAGcaaaagaaattcctttttccccccctaccCTCCTGCTTGGATAAAGTGCTCGTCAGTGGTTTCTCTGGTGACAATTCCATTCTGACGGGGGTCTGACATTTCATTTCCTGTTCTCCTTCACTGTCTCCATGGTCTCGATCTCGTTTCTTTTTATCCTCCTGGAAAGATTGTTATGGAAATGTAAGAGCACCTGCAAACCCTGCATTATTAATGTACATAATGCTCTCTAGATTTTTCAAAACATATTCACAAAGTTTAAAGATAAGAATAGTTTGTAAGTGCTTAAAAATTCTGTATTCTTTATGTACTGTCTCCATCTGCTGGACACTGAAATAATTCAGCCAGACAATGCAATGTATCACTGAATTAGTTTTATAGAAAATGCGACAGCTATCTGGTGTGTATCCTTTAAAATGAGATAGGAACACCTCACACACCTAGGCTGAATGTATTCTAGCTAAAGAATACAAGTTACACTCATATCTGTTGATCTTTTGCTGTGAAACACAGAGAAcgtcaaaacattttttttgctaaaatgcAGTAGCGTGAACACATACCTTaacttttctccttcttttctccttttcttcaccAGGaacttgtttttctcctttctttctctttttcctttttctgtccttGTGTTTTTCATGTTCAGATTTGTCTTCGTAGAGGCTGGAATCAAGTCCTGCATTTCCAGTGGAGAGCTCAGCAACTTCATTTCCTCCAACTTTCAGCACCAGCTTCAGTGGCTTTTCTACGTACTCTTAAACCAGCAAAGAAACAGGCTGTGTGAGTACCAAATGAAACACACACCCGTCCTCAATAAGCCCCACGATCGCTCCTCTTCCTCACCGCATCATATCCTCATTTccagtccctgcagctgcttctccccCGCGCAGAGCCGAGCCCGCCGCCCATCTCCCGACCGCGGGCCCGCTCCCCACAGCCTCAGCCCGGAGCGCTCAAACCGCCCCGGCACtgggcccggcggggcggggcgggcgccgcTGGGGGCTCCAGGGCCCGCGTCCGCTTCGGGCCGCGCTGCCCGACGGCCTCTGCCCGCCCACCCCCGTAGGGACCCACCCTCGTAGGGATGTTTGTCGGACTTGTGCTTC
This window contains:
- the BRD7 gene encoding bromodomain-containing protein 7 isoform X2; amino-acid sequence: MKCQTPVRMELSPEKPLTSTLSKQEEVEQTPLQEALNQLMRQLQRKDPSSFFSFPVTDFIAPGYSMIIKNPMDFSTMKEKIKNNGYQSIEELKDNFKLMCNNAMIYNKPDTIYYKAAKKLLHSGMKILSQERIQSLKQSIEFMADLQKTRKQKDKTELQQAGEEENGPGKERGEPMDGDTKAFKTPSKEHKKKDKDLLEDKLRSNSLEREQEQIDRIVKESGGKLTRRLANSQCEFERRKPDGTTTLGLLNPVDLAAGEPGYCPVKLGMTAGRLQSGVNTLQGFKEDKRNKVTPVTYLNYGPFSSYAPTYDSTFANISKEDSDLIYSTYGEDSNQGSSSIQDFFMKSQDYPLLMADSLLDVLTKGGHSRALRELEMPCEEAEGPQERSDAVKDVKIMEIDIAARLDAANSDRLTALKAVTNFGMPIEEFDSEEAEIFQRKLDETTKLLRELQDAQNERLSTKPPPNMICLLGPSYREMHLAERVTNNLKELAQQVTPGDIVSTYGIRKAMGISVPLPETEDSWVDLTEDFEEPKKTITVPENECGAVTS
- the BRD7 gene encoding bromodomain-containing protein 7 isoform X1; this translates as MGKKHKKHKSDKHPYEEYVEKPLKLVLKVGGNEVAELSTGNAGLDSSLYEDKSEHEKHKDRKRKKRKKGEKQVPGEEKEKRRRKVKEDKKKRDRDHGDSEGEQEMKCQTPVRMELSPEKPLTSTLSKQEEVEQTPLQEALNQLMRQLQRKDPSSFFSFPVTDFIAPGYSMIIKNPMDFSTMKEKIKNNGYQSIEELKDNFKLMCNNAMIYNKPDTIYYKAAKKLLHSGMKILSQERIQSLKQSIEFMADLQKTRKQKDKTELQQAGEEENGPGKERGEPMDGDTKAFKTPSKEHKKKDKDLLEDKLRSNSLEREQEQIDRIVKESGGKLTRRLANSQCEFERRKPDGTTTLGLLNPVDLAAGEPGYCPVKLGMTAGRLQSGVNTLQGFKEDKRNKVTPVTYLNYGPFSSYAPTYDSTFANISKEDSDLIYSTYGEDSNQGSSSIQDFFMKSQDYPLLMADSLLDVLTKGGHSRALRELEMPCEEAEGPQERSDAVKDVKIMEIDIAARLDAANSDRLTALKAVTNFGMPIEEFDSEEAEIFQRKLDETTKLLRELQDAQNERLSTKPPPNMICLLGPSYREMHLAERVTNNLKELAQQVTPGDIVSTYGIRKAMGISVPLPETEDSWVDLTEDFEEPKKTITVPENECGAVTS